The Orcinus orca chromosome 12, mOrcOrc1.1, whole genome shotgun sequence genome includes the window tttctgtcactaaagATGAAttggcattttctagaattttatgacTGGAATCCTACAGGCCTCTTTCgtttgactggcttctttcactcagcttaattattttgagattcatcgtGAGTATCATGTTTATCATCTGTATTGCTGAGTAGcattctgctgtataacacagcaTATCTATATACTTGTTTaaaacttgggttgtttccagtttggggctatttacACACAGGGCTGCCATGAACATCTGCATGTAAGTCTTCGTGTGGTCATGTGCATTCATTTTGCTTGGTAAATggatacctaggaatggaatacctggatcatatggtcccatatatatttaacttcttaaaagaataccaattgttttctacagtggttataccattttatatcCACCCCAGCAGcgtgtgagagttccagttccttCACATCATCTCCGTCATTCAGTACTGCCTGTCTTTTTGATTACACCCATCCTAGTGGGGGTGATGTGGTATCTCCGTGTGGTTTTAATGTGCAGATTactaagcatctttttttttaaaattaatttattttttggccgcactgtggaacatgtgggatgttagttccccaaacagggatcaaacccgtgccccctgcagtagaagtgtggagtcttaatcactggaccaccatggaagtcccactaagcatctttttatgtgcttttttgcCATCTATATGGCTTCTCCAAAGTGACTATTGAAGCCATTAATTGGGTTGTATGTCATACTGAGTTTGAGTGTTCTTTATGTAATCTGGattcaagtcctttatcagataaatgatttgcctgtgttttcttccagtctgggcttgtttttcatcttttaaagaaGTGTTAAATTtggatgaagtccagtttatcagtttGTTCTCTTATGGATCATGCTTGTGGTATTGTATCTGAGAAATATTTGCCTAAAACAAGGTCATAAGGGATTGCTCTTATGCTTTCTTCTACAAGTGTTAGAATTGTAAGTTCGTTTTTAGTTTTACACCcatgatccatttttagttaattttttatatgataTATGTAGGATGAAacgtttttgctttttttttttttgcatatgtatatccaatttttctaacagcatttgttgaaaagattctcCTTTTTCTACTGAATTGCCTTTGAACCTGTGTTGAAAATCACTtgtccatatatatgtaaataagccTCTTAAAACGTCCAGGGCCTGGCAGTAGGGAAAACCACTAAAGAAAGCTGAGGACTCTGGGATCCCAAATGGTCTGGGCAGTTGCCTTCTGGTATGAAGCTTGGGCTCAAGCTTTGGAGCCTTTAAGGGTATCttcaggacttccctcgtggtacagtggttaagaatctgcctgccagtgcaggggacacgggttcgatccctggtctggggagatcccacatgccgtggagcaactaagcccatgtgccacaactactgagcccacgtgccacaactactgaagcccacgcacccagagcctgtgctccgcaacaagagaagccaccgcaatgagaagcccgagcactgcaacaaagagtagcccccgctcaccgcagctagagaaaagcccgcgcagagcaacgaagacccagtgcagccaaaaataaatttatttatttattttaaaaaagaaaaggctattttGAACTTGCCCTGGGAGTCCATCAGGAGTGGACCTGCAGAGTGTGCCAACCTTGGGAGAGTTGAGGAGATAATCCCTGAAATCATTTTTGGTAGGGCTTAATTCTCTCACTGTCCTCTATTGAGCAAGGCTGGAGAGTACATAGAAAGTACCTTTCTAGATGCATAGGAAAGGTGTTAATTCAGTACATGCAGTGGGTGCTTTAGGACATGGGGCTTAATGCTCTTCCGCAATTCTGGTTGAGAAGGGCTGCTGGACCAAGAAGGGCTAGGAGACCGAGACTTAGAAAGCTGGGAGGCCTCATCACTTCACAGCATCCACAGTCGCCCGAGCTTGGGCGAGTTCTGAGCCTTTTCCAGTCTGAGATTAGATGTGACTCCAGGCAGTGGTAGAGTTGACAACAGACTGCCACTctctagaccaggggtccccaacccctgggccgtgGACTGCCTGTTAgtaaccaggccgcacagcaggaggtgagcagcgggtaAGCAAGcggagcttcatctgccgctccccatggctccccatcactcacatcaccgcctgaaccatcccccagcCCACCACTGTCCGTGGGAAAATtgccttccacgaaaccggtccctggtgccaaaaaggttggagacTGCTGGACCCCAGTTCTTCCGTGCTCAACACCAGGCATCTTGGGAGCTGTCCAGAGTGGAGACACCTGCTCTCCTAGAGGCTGCAGACTGGACAACACACTGCTGCCTTCTGGAGCTGCCGTTGGCAGGAATCCTCCCTGTCTGAGAGCAGTCAGGGCAATGAGGTGGCCTGCCCAAGGCTGAACTGCCACAGGAGCGCTTCCCGTGCCCGGGGGTCTCTCTCCCATCCCTTGAGGACTCTTGCCCGGCCTTGCCAGGATATGTGTTTGCTCTCCTGCCAGGCCTTGTAGACAGGAAGTTCAGGGCTTGTGTCCTACAGGAATTAGAAGCTTTTGAGGTCCAGCCTGAGCCTCTCAGGAAGTAGGGAGAGCGAGCAAGTTTGGTGCTGGGATGCAGGTTTGTGTTAGTGGTGTGTTGTGTACCGGTAGAGTGATTCCCGGGCAAGGGAAACACTTTCTCACAGGCTCCTGCGATCGACTTCGGCCCCTCTTTTGTGTCTAGGGTATTAAACCAGAACCCTCAGCTAACGCACTTCTTGTCTTCCAGGCGCTCCTAGCAGGCATGCGGAACCGGGAGAACGGCTCGCCCTGCCAGGGCAACGGGGAGCAGGCAGGCAGGGGCAAGAGCTCGGGCTCCGCGTGGCCGGGCGAGGAGGAGCCCAGCAACGACGTGACCACGCCCTCCTACAAGAAGCCTTTGTATGGCATCTCGCACAAGATCATGGAGAAGAAGAACCCTCCCACCGGAGACGCGCTTAACATGTTCGAGCTCTTCGAGAAGGCGAACCCCAGGAACAGCCCCTCACCACTGCGGCTCCTGAACGAGCCGCAGAAGCGGGACGGCGGCGGTGCCGCGGCAGCCACCGACAGTGACCCCAACATCTACTTTCTCATCCAGAAGATGTTCTACATGCTCAACACGCTCTCCTCCAACATGTCGCAGCTGCACAGCAAGGTGGACCTGCTCTCCCTGGAGGTGAGCCGCATCAAGAAGCAGGTGAGCCCCACCGAGATGGTAGCCAAGTTCCAGCCGCCCCCCGAGTACCAGCTCACGGCAGCCGAGCTCAAGCAGATCGTGGACCAGAGCCTGTCGGGCGGCGACCTGGCCTGCCGCCTGCTGGTGCAGCTCTTCCCTGAGCTCTTCAGCGACGTGGACTTCTCCCGGGGCTGCAGCGCCTGCGGCTTTGCGGCCAAGCGGAAGCTGGAGTCGCTGCACCTGCAGCTCATCCGCAACTACGTGGAGGTCTACTACCCATCAGTGAAGGACACGGCCGTGTGGCAGGCTGAGTGCCTGCCCCAGCTGAACGACTTCTTCAGCCGCTTCTGGGCCCAACGGGAAATGGAGGACAGCCAGCCCGGCGGCCAGGTCGCTGGCTTCTTCGAGGCTGAGCAAGTGGACACCAGCCACTTCCTGGACAACAAAGACCAGGAGGAGGCCCTGTCCCTGGACCGGAGCAGTACCATCGCCTCGGACCACGTGGTGGACACGCAGGACCTAACTGAGTTCCTGGACGAAGCCTCGTCGCCAGGGGAGTTCGCGGTCTTCCTTCTGCACCGGCTCTTCCCCGAGCTCTTCGACCACCGAAAGCTGGGCGAGCAGTACAGCTGCTACGGGGACGGAGGCAAGCAGGAGCTAGACGCACAGAGGCTGCAGATCATCCGCAACTACACGGAGATCTACTTCCCCGACATGCAGGAGGAGGAGGCCTGGCTGCAGCAGTGCGCCCAGCGCATCAACGACGAGCTGGAGGGCCTGGGGCTGGACGCGGGCAGCGAGGGCGAGCCCCCGCGGGACGACTGCTACGACTCTTCCAGCCTTCCCGATGACATCTCCGTGGTCAAGGTGGAAGACAGCTTCGAGGGCGAGCGGCCCGGCCGGCGGTCCAAGAAGATCTGGCTGGTGCCCATCGACTTCGACAAGCTGGAGATCCCGCAGCCCGACTTCGAGGTGCCTGGCGCCGACTGCCTGCTCAGCAAGGAGCAGCTGCGCAGCATCTACGAAAGCAGCCTGTCCATTGGCAACTTTGCCTCACGCCTGCTCGTGCACCTGTTCCCCGAGCTCTTCACCCACGAGAACCTGCGCAAGCAGTACAACTGCAGCGGCTCGCTGGGCAAGAAGCAGCTGGACCCGTCCCGCATCAAGCTCATCCGCCACTACGTGCAGCTGCTCTACCCGCGGGCCAAGAATGACCGCGTCTGGACACTGGAGTTCGTGGGCAAACTGGACGAGCGCTGCCGGCGCCGGGACACGGAGCAGAGGCGCTCCTACCAGCAGCAGCGCAAGGTCCATGTGCCGGGCCCGGAGTGCAGGGACCTGGCCAGCTATGCAATCAACCCCGAGCGGTTCCGGGAGGAATTTGAGGGGCCCCCGCTGCCCCCCGAAAGGAGCAGCAAGGACTTCTGCAAGATCCCCCTGGATGAGCTGGTGGTGCCCTCGCCCGACTTCCCGGTGCCTTCGCCATACCTGCTGTCAGACAAGGAGGTTCGCGAGATCGTGCAGCAGAGCCTCTCTGTGG containing:
- the BEND3 gene encoding BEN domain-containing protein 3, producing the protein MNATEFSEDVEEVLKNNSVKVETEAEDAALDCSVNSRSSEKHALDSVFTGLQDSSKRKQPGGEGPPDSVPSVKRRRLIPEALLAGMRNRENGSPCQGNGEQAGRGKSSGSAWPGEEEPSNDVTTPSYKKPLYGISHKIMEKKNPPTGDALNMFELFEKANPRNSPSPLRLLNEPQKRDGGGAAAATDSDPNIYFLIQKMFYMLNTLSSNMSQLHSKVDLLSLEVSRIKKQVSPTEMVAKFQPPPEYQLTAAELKQIVDQSLSGGDLACRLLVQLFPELFSDVDFSRGCSACGFAAKRKLESLHLQLIRNYVEVYYPSVKDTAVWQAECLPQLNDFFSRFWAQREMEDSQPGGQVAGFFEAEQVDTSHFLDNKDQEEALSLDRSSTIASDHVVDTQDLTEFLDEASSPGEFAVFLLHRLFPELFDHRKLGEQYSCYGDGGKQELDAQRLQIIRNYTEIYFPDMQEEEAWLQQCAQRINDELEGLGLDAGSEGEPPRDDCYDSSSLPDDISVVKVEDSFEGERPGRRSKKIWLVPIDFDKLEIPQPDFEVPGADCLLSKEQLRSIYESSLSIGNFASRLLVHLFPELFTHENLRKQYNCSGSLGKKQLDPSRIKLIRHYVQLLYPRAKNDRVWTLEFVGKLDERCRRRDTEQRRSYQQQRKVHVPGPECRDLASYAINPERFREEFEGPPLPPERSSKDFCKIPLDELVVPSPDFPVPSPYLLSDKEVREIVQQSLSVGNFAARLLVRLFPELFTAENLRLQYNHSGACNKKQLDPTRLRLIRHYVEAVYPVEKMEEVWHYECIPSIDERCRRPNRKKCDILKKAKKVEK